DNA from Metabacillus flavus:
GCTGAACGTAGTGGATATGCTAGATTCCTATAAACGATTTGGAAAGGTCAAAAGAGTTGTCGGATTAATGATCGAGTCAAGAGGTCCTGCAAGTTCAATCGGCGACTTATGCTATATCCATACAGGAGCAGGAAAAACAAAACGAATTCCTGCTGAAGTGGTTGGGTTTAAAGAAGAGAATGTTTTACTGATGCCCTTCTCGCCCGTATCAGATATTTCACCAGGCAGTATCGTAGAGGCAACAAAAGAACCTCTGCGGGTAAGGGCCGGGATGCCGCTGATCGGATCTGTACTGGATGCCTTAGGGCAGCCTTTGGATGATGCAGCACTTCCGAAAGGCCTCTCTTATGTGCCGTCAGATCAATCTCCTCCGAATCCAATGAAAAGACCTCCGATCCATGAGCCGATGGAGGTAGGGGTAAAGGTCATTGACTCCCTGCTAACCGTTGGCAAGGGCCAGCGGGTTGGAATTTTTGCAGGAAGCGGGGTCGGGAAAAGCACGCTGATGGGAATGATTGCAAGAAATACGAAAGCAGACCTGAACGTTATAGCCCTGGTTGGTGAACGCGGCCGCGAAGTGCGGGAATTTATTGAAAGGGACCTCGGTCCCGAAGGATTAAAAAGATCCATAGTCGTCGTAGCGACATCTGATCAGCCGGCCTTAATGAGGATGAAAGCTGCCTATACAGCTACTGCTATTGCGGAGTACTTTCGCGATACAGGAAGAGACGTTATGCTCATGATGGACTCTGTCACAAGGGTGGCGATGGCGCAGCGGGAAATCGGACTGGCTATAGGAGAGCCCCCGACGACTAAAGGGTACACACCTTCTGTTTTCGCCATCTTACCTAAGCTATTAGAGCGGACAGGGACAAATGAAAACGGGTCGATTACAGCGTTTTACACCGTCTTAGTTGATGGGGATGACATGAATGAACCTATAGCTGATACAGTGAGGGGAATTTTGGATGGGCACTTTGTGCTTGACCGGGCGCTTGCAAATAAGGGGCAGTTTCCAGCGATAAACGTCCTGAAAAGCATCAGCAGGGTTATGAATCAGCTCGTACCGTCTGAACACAGACATGCTGCCAGTAAGCTCCGGGAATATCTTTCAACTTACCTGAACTCAGAGGACCTTATAAATATTGGTGCCTATAAAAGAGGTTCTTCAGCAGAAATTGATGAAGCAATCCGTCTGTACCCTGAGATTCTCACCTTTTTAAAACAGGAAGTTCATGAAAATGTTTCACTAAACGAAAGTGTGCATGAACTATTTACGAAAATGGAGATGAGTAACAACTAATGGGATATACATTTCGTTTCCAAAAGATACTCGAGTTGAAGGAAAACGAAAAAGAGCAGCGGCTTTCGGAATACAACCGCTCTGTTCAGGACTTTGAAACAGCCGCAGAAAAGCTTTATGACTCCATGAAAAAGAAGGAAGTTCTTGAAGAAAACACAAAAAAACAACTGACCAGCGGAATGGCTGTCCAGGAAATCCGGCATTATCAGCAATTTGTAACCAACCTGGACCATGCGATTGAGCACTATCAAAAACTGGTAATCGTCAGCAGGAACAAAATGCAGGAAAAGCAGGAAGTTCTCATGGAAAGCAACTCAGAAGTCCGCAAGTTTGAAAAAATGAAAGAACGCCATATTGAAATGAACAAAGAAATGGAGAAACAAAACGATACAAGGAGCATGGATGACTTATCTATTCGATCATTCATGTACCGGGAAATCTAGGTGAAAGAAGTTGGAAAATACTAAAAAAGAATATGGTAGATTTCAGTGGTTTCTTTTCGTCATCCTCATCCCTCTTGTCTTCACGGTAACACTAGCAGCAATCATCCTATCTGTTGCTGGAGTTAATGTAGCGGGAACAGCCAAAGAATGGGTATCCGGCCTTACAGGAAGTGCACAGGATAAAAAAGCGCAGACGGCTTCCCAATCTGCACCTGGTAACGATGAACTGAAAAGAGCTGAGATAGAAAATAAAGAACTGGCTGCGTCCGTTACCACACAAAAACAGGAAATAAAAGCGATGGAAAATGACGTTTTGCTTAAAGAAAAGAAGATTGCAAGTCTTTCTAAAGAAGTAGAGGACTTAAAGGCTCAGCTGAAACAAACAGCTTCAGTGAAAACAGAACAAAAGGATATTGCAAAACTGTATGAAGGGATGTCAGCAAATAAAGCAGCAGACATCCTGCCGCTTCTTGGAGAAG
Protein-coding regions in this window:
- the fliI gene encoding flagellar protein export ATPase FliI; its protein translation is MKAADLLNVVDMLDSYKRFGKVKRVVGLMIESRGPASSIGDLCYIHTGAGKTKRIPAEVVGFKEENVLLMPFSPVSDISPGSIVEATKEPLRVRAGMPLIGSVLDALGQPLDDAALPKGLSYVPSDQSPPNPMKRPPIHEPMEVGVKVIDSLLTVGKGQRVGIFAGSGVGKSTLMGMIARNTKADLNVIALVGERGREVREFIERDLGPEGLKRSIVVVATSDQPALMRMKAAYTATAIAEYFRDTGRDVMLMMDSVTRVAMAQREIGLAIGEPPTTKGYTPSVFAILPKLLERTGTNENGSITAFYTVLVDGDDMNEPIADTVRGILDGHFVLDRALANKGQFPAINVLKSISRVMNQLVPSEHRHAASKLREYLSTYLNSEDLINIGAYKRGSSAEIDEAIRLYPEILTFLKQEVHENVSLNESVHELFTKMEMSNN
- the fliJ gene encoding flagellar export protein FliJ; its protein translation is MGYTFRFQKILELKENEKEQRLSEYNRSVQDFETAAEKLYDSMKKKEVLEENTKKQLTSGMAVQEIRHYQQFVTNLDHAIEHYQKLVIVSRNKMQEKQEVLMESNSEVRKFEKMKERHIEMNKEMEKQNDTRSMDDLSIRSFMYREI
- a CDS encoding magnesium transporter MgtE N-terminal domain-containing protein, which codes for MENTKKEYGRFQWFLFVILIPLVFTVTLAAIILSVAGVNVAGTAKEWVSGLTGSAQDKKAQTASQSAPGNDELKRAEIENKELAASVTTQKQEIKAMENDVLLKEKKIASLSKEVEDLKAQLKQTASVKTEQKDIAKLYEGMSANKAADILPLLGEDDAMKILGAMKDDQVTSILEKMTPENAALYTGKLADSEGGE